GTTCACGAAATTCTCGAAGTTGTCGATACCTCCGCTGCGGATCTACGTAGCGAACTCGAGACGCGATGTGTGGCCGCGGTCGCCGCGCGGGCCGCGGACCTCGATCCGGGTGCGCTGGCGGACGCCCTGCTTGCTGTCATGCACACGCCGTTGGGCTTCGGGACCTTGGCGACGATCGATCCTTCGGATCGACTGCCGGAATTGGACTTCGAGTTGCCGCTGGCCGGTGGGGACGATCCGGTATCGATGACGGTCACGTTGCGCCAGGTAGCCGAGCTGCTCCGAAAGCATCTGCCGCACGACGACATTCTGGTGAGCTATGCCGATCACCTTGGCCGCGTCGACGCTGTGCCGATGCGGGGATTCCTGACGGGCAGTATCGACGCGGTACTGCGCATTCCGGGGCCGTCGTTCGTTATCGTCGACTACAAGACCAACAGGCTGGGGCGCGGAGATCTCACAGCTGCGCATTACACCCGGGACCTGATGGCGGCTGAGATGATTCGCTCGCACTACCCGCTTCAAGCTCTGCTGTACTCGGTTGCACTGCATCGGTATCTGCGGTGGCGACTCACGGATTACGATCCGGGGCGGCACCTGGGCGGAGCGCAGTATCAGTTTGTTCGCGGGATGCTCGGACCGGACAGTCCGCCGGAATGCGGTGTATTCGAGTGGAAACCGCCGGCCGCGCTTATCGTCGAGTTGTCGGATCTGCTCGCAGGCCGATCTTCTTCCGGCGCATTGGAGTTCTCATGACCGAAGCGCAGTTGGCTCAGCGAGCCCGTGGGATCGTGCGCACGTTCAACGAGGCCGGGGTTCTTCTGGCCGCTGACGTCCACGTTGCTGTCAGATTGTGCACGCTGGGTGGCGAACCGTCGCTTGACGTGACGCTGGTGGCGGCATTGGCGGTTCGCGCAGTGCGCTCGGGATCGGTGTGCCTGGATCTACGACGCATGCGCGATGTCAGCGTCGACGGGGCTACCGAAGCCGACCTTGCCGCGTTGCCCTGGCCGGAACCTGAAGCGGTGATCACCGCGCTGCGGTCGAGCCCCCTGGTGATCGGCGGAACGGCCGGGCCGCTGCGACCGCTGCGGCTTGTCGACACCGACGACGGGGAGTTGCTGTACCTCGACCGGTATTTTCTGCAGGAGCAGACAATTCGTCGAGTGCTCGACGAGCGAGCCGAGACACATCCGGTGGTCGACACCGAACAGGCGCGTATCCGATTGCAGGCAACTTTCCAGGGGGATTCAGGTTCCGCCAGTGGCCCTGACCGGCAGCGCATCGCGGCGGCCCTGTCGCTCACACACTGGACCACGGTTATCGCCGGTGGCCCGGGTACCGGGAAAACCCATACGGTTGCACGTATTCTTGCGCTACTTCTCGACGAGCACGGCAGCGGTTTACGAATCGGACTGGCTGCGCCAACCGGCAAAGCGGCTGCGCGACTGCAGGAGTCGGTGCGGGAGCAGGCGCAGCAGTTGAAGCTTCCCGGAGACCTGACGGCGATGACGCTGCACCGTTTGTTGGGCTGGCAACGGGGCAGTTCCAGCCGATTCAAGTACAACGCGTCCAACCGACTGCCGTTCGATGTGATCGTGGTGGACGAGACATCGATGGTGTCGTTGACATTGATGGCTCGACTACTCGAGGCGGTGCGTCCCGACGCGCGACTGCTGTTGGTCGGTGATCCCGATCAGTTGACGTCGGTGGATGCCGGTGCGGTCCTCGCGGATCTTGTTGCACGACCGTCGAAGGCCGCGGGTAACAAGGCCCTGGCAGACATTGTCGGTGAGGACGTGGAAGGTGGAGGTACTGCCGAATCACTCACCGCGCAAGATCGTGAACGTCTCCGCGGCGGCATCGTTCAACTGTCCCGCGGCCGACGATTCGACGGAACGATTGCGCAGTTGGCGAGCGCGGTTCGGGAGGGCAAGGCAGAGGAAGTCATCAGTATTCTTCGTAGCGGTGATCCCAACGTGTCGTTTCACCCGCCCGAGGATCTGGACCCGCTGCGCACCGATATCGTCACGAGTTCTGACTCCGCGACTGGATTCGCGAAACAAGGTGACGCGGCGAGAGCGCTGAAAGCGATGGAATCGCACCGCCTTCTGTGCGCACACCGCGACGGTCCGTACGGCGTCAGTCGGTGGGCTAAACAGGCAATGGACTGGGTGGGTGCTGCCTCCGGAGAATTCCTGAATCCCGAACAGTGGTATCCCGGCCAGCCGCTGTTGGTCACAGCCAACGATTACGAGGTCGGTATCTACAACGGAGATACCGGGGTGATCGTCGATGGTGGCGACGGAGTGCTCATGGCAGCATTTCAGCGCGGAGACAACACCTTCCAGTTGCACCCGAGTTCATTGTCTTCAGTGCAAACGGTCTATGCGATGACGATCCATCGGAGCCAGGGCAGTCAATACGACACTGTCTCCGTCATGTTGCCGGCGGAGGCGTCGTCGCTGCTGACTCGGGAGTTGTTGTATACCGCGATCACTCGCGCGCGGACTCATGTTCGGGTGATCGGAACAGAGGAGTCCGTGCGCGCCGGCGTCGACCGCCAAGTGCTCCGGGCCAGCGGCTTGCGTCGTGACATCCGTCCCTATGACGGTTGACCAGACTGTCATTCGCGGTGTGAGTAGTCTGCTTCGACGCCGTCCAGGAACACCCGCAGCATCTCCGCGAAGAGCTTCGCGTCCGACCAATTTCCCTGTTGCATAGACTCGTTCAGTTTATCGTCGAACTGGTCGGGATTGGCAAATGGGGCCATTGCCGGGCGGCCGGTGGCGACACACATTGCAGCCCCGATGGTCATCCGATGGGTCGATTCGAGAATGAACATCTGGTAGTTGGTGGGCACGTCCGCAGCGGCCAGGACTCGGCAATGTTCGGCGTACAGCTTTTCGAGCAAACCGCGTGGAAAGTACTCGACGACGAGTGGAGCGGCCCGTGAGTGCTTCAGCAGTGTCTCCCGGAATCGGACGGAGGCCTCGATCAGCCATTGTTTCCACTCGCCTCCGGCCGGAGCGGGTGCTCGCGGAGTTTCCATGACGATGGATCGTGCAACTCCGGCGAGAATGTCAGCTTTGTCGGAGAAGTGATTGTAGAGGGATGGAGCCTTCACTCCGAGTGCTGCTGCGATCCGTTCGAGGCTCAGCGACCCCGGCCCGTCCGTGTCGGCAATCTCGATTGCCGTACGAATCACAGTTTCGCGCTGTATCAATGGTTTCCGGCCCATACCGACCCTTACTCCGTTCATGCCGTCACCCACGCGCGCGGCAAGTGTTCACATCATTATGGCGTGGGTGACGCGGCTACCGGCAGCCTGCCCGGTACGAATGCTCCCGCTCAGGAAACTCGGTCGGAGCTTTCCAGGTGCCTCGGCGAAATCGGCACCGCCCGTTGGGGCAGGTCACCGAACTGCACACGGAGAGGAGCCTTGTTGATCTTCATTCCCGCGGTCCGAGGTAGCGGATCAGTAAGGAACTCCACGTACCGCGGGCTCTTGTACCGCGCGAGTCGGGCACGACAGTGCTCGACGACGGATTCTGCGGTCAGTGGTCCAGCGGTTCGAAGGAGCACTGCCGGTGTCTCCCCGAAACTGTCGTCGGGCACGCCGATGACGGCTACTTCGAGGATTCCCGGGATCTCCATGATTACTCGTTCGATTTCCGCGGCGTAGATATTCATGCCGCCGGAGATGATGACGTCCTTGATCCGGCCGACAATGCGAATAGCACCGTCGCCGTCTCGCGTGCCGATGTCACCGGTATGCAACCAACCGCCCTCGAAATTTGCCTTGGTGAGTTCGTCGTTGCGCCAGTATCCTGCGGCAATACCGGGACCGGAGATCAGGATTTCTCCTGGAACGTCGGGGGCACAGGGGGTTCCATTCGAATCGGCAATCATGAACTCGTTGAGGACGCCTCCGAGCCCAACACTGTCGGGCTGATTGATTGCCATGTCCACCGAGGGAATCGTTGCGTTGGACTGTGATTCGGTCAGCCCGTATACCTGTCGCAGTCCGACGCCCTTGTCCGACCATGCCCGGAGTAGTTCCACCGTCACGGGATTTCCCCCGGTGAAAGCGACTGTCAGCGACGAGAGGTCCGCGCCGGCAAACTCCGGGATAGCGGCCATTTGTTCGTAGAAGATCGTGGTGGCGCCCAAATGCGTTATTTTGCAGTCGCGGATCAGTGCCAGGGCGACGCTGGGATTCCAGTCGGGGAGGAAGACTGCACTGCCGCCGAGCGTCAAAGGTCCGAGGAAGCCGTTGAGGAGTCCCGCAGCAAACGACATCGAACTGACGTTCAGTGACCGGGCCCGCATGAACGACGGTTCCTGCAGGCACCACTCGAAGAAGGCGCTCAGTAGTGATTCATGGGTGTAAACAACCCCTTTGGGGT
The nucleotide sequence above comes from Rhodococcus sp. KBS0724. Encoded proteins:
- the recD gene encoding exodeoxyribonuclease V subunit alpha codes for the protein MTEAQLAQRARGIVRTFNEAGVLLAADVHVAVRLCTLGGEPSLDVTLVAALAVRAVRSGSVCLDLRRMRDVSVDGATEADLAALPWPEPEAVITALRSSPLVIGGTAGPLRPLRLVDTDDGELLYLDRYFLQEQTIRRVLDERAETHPVVDTEQARIRLQATFQGDSGSASGPDRQRIAAALSLTHWTTVIAGGPGTGKTHTVARILALLLDEHGSGLRIGLAAPTGKAAARLQESVREQAQQLKLPGDLTAMTLHRLLGWQRGSSSRFKYNASNRLPFDVIVVDETSMVSLTLMARLLEAVRPDARLLLVGDPDQLTSVDAGAVLADLVARPSKAAGNKALADIVGEDVEGGGTAESLTAQDRERLRGGIVQLSRGRRFDGTIAQLASAVREGKAEEVISILRSGDPNVSFHPPEDLDPLRTDIVTSSDSATGFAKQGDAARALKAMESHRLLCAHRDGPYGVSRWAKQAMDWVGAASGEFLNPEQWYPGQPLLVTANDYEVGIYNGDTGVIVDGGDGVLMAAFQRGDNTFQLHPSSLSSVQTVYAMTIHRSQGSQYDTVSVMLPAEASSLLTRELLYTAITRARTHVRVIGTEESVRAGVDRQVLRASGLRRDIRPYDG
- a CDS encoding class I adenylate-forming enzyme family protein, with translation MPSNILRPLNAWATRQPDAAAIECGDARLSWQELDSAAAHAAAELMAHGVSRGDRVAIIGRSSTTWAVTALGVLKLGAIICPLNERNGPAEIGPAVEQLEPRVVISAAHARAAVETALAEISAGLPILDLDQIGASSAAITPLPTLQVGGSDPVCILSTSGSTGHPKGVVYTHESLLSAFFEWCLQEPSFMRARSLNVSSMSFAAGLLNGFLGPLTLGGSAVFLPDWNPSVALALIRDCKITHLGATTIFYEQMAAIPEFAGADLSSLTVAFTGGNPVTVELLRAWSDKGVGLRQVYGLTESQSNATIPSVDMAINQPDSVGLGGVLNEFMIADSNGTPCAPDVPGEILISGPGIAAGYWRNDELTKANFEGGWLHTGDIGTRDGDGAIRIVGRIKDVIISGGMNIYAAEIERVIMEIPGILEVAVIGVPDDSFGETPAVLLRTAGPLTAESVVEHCRARLARYKSPRYVEFLTDPLPRTAGMKINKAPLRVQFGDLPQRAVPISPRHLESSDRVS
- a CDS encoding TetR/AcrR family transcriptional regulator, whose product is MNGVRVGMGRKPLIQRETVIRTAIEIADTDGPGSLSLERIAAALGVKAPSLYNHFSDKADILAGVARSIVMETPRAPAPAGGEWKQWLIEASVRFRETLLKHSRAAPLVVEYFPRGLLEKLYAEHCRVLAAADVPTNYQMFILESTHRMTIGAAMCVATGRPAMAPFANPDQFDDKLNESMQQGNWSDAKLFAEMLRVFLDGVEADYSHRE